The Deltaproteobacteria bacterium genome contains the following window.
CCGTCGCCGGTGCGCTCTCGAACGTGCGGCGGCTCCGGGTGATGTTCCTCCTCGTCTTCTCCTTCACGCTCGTCGTCTGGACGTTCTTCTACCAGTCGATGCTCGTGCCGACGTACGCCGGCTTCCTCTACGGTCTCTCGACCGCGATCCGGCTCGCCACCTTCCTTGCCACCGGCATCCTCTTCCTGAGCACGACGCGCGTCGAGGAGGTGGCGTACGCGCTCGGCCGGCTCGGCCTGCCCTACACGATCGGCTTCACGCTGACGCTCGCCTTTCGCCTGGTGCCGGTCTTCTTCGACGCCGCCCTGAGCGTCGTGCAGGCGCAGCGCTGTCGCGGGCTCGAGTTCGGTCGCGGCGGCCTGGTGGCGCGGCTCCGCCGCTTCGTGCCGATCATCGTGCCCGTGCTGATCGGCGCGCTCCGGCGCGCCGACCGCATGGCGATGGCGCTCGAGCTGCGCGGCTTCAACTCCGGGCGGCCGCGCACGACCTACCTGCGCGCGCGCGCCGGCCGCGCCGACGTGCTCGCCGGCACGTTGGCCGCCGCGACGGCGGCGACCTACGTCGTCCTCTGGGCCGCCGGGATCGGCACGCTCGCCGCGCATCCTTGACACCCTCGCCCCCCCTTCCTATCGTGCGTCTCTTGAGCGCGATGAACCACTCGCGCCGGCGGGTCGCCGTGACCGGGCTCGGCCTCGTCACCCCGCTGGGGTGCGGGATCGAGGCGAACTGGGGAAAGCTCGTCGCCGGCCGCTCCGGCGTCGGGCCGATCACGCGCTTCAACGCGTCGGGTCTGCCGGCGCGCGTCGCCGGCGAGGTGCGGGACTTCGAGCCCGAGCGCTACATCGAACGCAAGGACTTGAAGAAGATGGACATCTTCATCCAGTACGCGCTCGCGGCGGCGCAGATGGCGGTCGACGACGCGGGGCTGCCGGCGCCCGTCCCGGCGCCCGAGCGGACCGGCGTGATCGTGGGCGTCGGCATGGGGGGCATCGCGAGCCTCGAGGACGCCTATCTCCTCTTCGCGGCCGGCAACCTCCGCCGCGTCTCGCCCTTCTTCATCCCGAAGCTCATCCCGAACATGGCCTCGGGACAGATCGCGCTCCGCATCGACGCGCGTGGCCCGAACTACGCGACGACGAGCGCCTGCGCCTCGGGCGCACATGCCAT
Protein-coding sequences here:
- a CDS encoding energy-coupling factor transporter transmembrane protein EcfT, coding for MPLTLYVAAPSALHRLHPVTKLGLLAAFVVAAFMVDRPLLLVPLAAAIVVLLAVAGALSNVRRLRVMFLLVFSFTLVVWTFFYQSMLVPTYAGFLYGLSTAIRLATFLATGILFLSTTRVEEVAYALGRLGLPYTIGFTLTLAFRLVPVFFDAALSVVQAQRCRGLEFGRGGLVARLRRFVPIIVPVLIGALRRADRMAMALELRGFNSGRPRTTYLRARAGRADVLAGTLAAATAATYVVLWAAGIGTLAAHP